Proteins encoded within one genomic window of Candidatus Hydrogenedens sp.:
- a CDS encoding DUF4397 domain-containing protein, translating into MLKVKCVSFLVAIGLIVFPLFAGAESLNLDFCDSLQKVLENSLLEGVDLGEFQYFLDMFQPNSMDLNGKIYADLRTIPIPNVAGLTEEQARTVLKAWGFNVVDTFYTPHPSVPEGQVIRTDPGANKRVIAGSNVRLRVSTGAGDELQPSEEIPAVEFIGNLSGNGILDIANEFGLIQRIGNDDTFDNGVLTHEEVYNAWTHNLTQFQTDMGPTLSAVLPGLIPGLLEIFLAYLTLGDGDYTIYSQPTPNQFEGYMNGGVINPPTPSTAKGFVKMTQTLDEGKTNITGITFNMDITNIEGITSITAVNVSTSETWWSIDFGKTNLSIEYTVTPEQLAMIDTTKIFPNDAYWNNFYIIVKTIAYPNGEIAVRLGDLEPKSILAEGEGSFGIIAGLIALLDEQLRKATREQFGTEMGFDNPYLKKENYVGLNDLLPDADADGDGASNRCEYEWFDKEYCRELIAKCAGSNVITKDGVDTGSNSTKKGSFVFRLWNDPEAEEFYLDVEITPGVTLSKITQIGIFDGMNNEAPLIYNFPGPFTSSPYKYRITQAELESMPESTNPHLIICTSNQPGITDRGEIGADLVQYCPELFSNPGKKWKQEKAEIIRYTEAALNPNLRPDYCTMMSGCHINLQNNRVVPPVPPISSGTVYVDTILYLDTQNISYKITVEHTVANPISAGLYAGGVGENGELVLDLGSAVSPIERVLTPEEAQLISGKELYVLITSSDYPDGELRAQLDCTAQVRFVNASFDSQSLDVCMNGLPIFVLAQYPSASEYRQVLSNEYNLRILPGTGDYDTCSNTPVISTALDVFGDSSVTLVATGWVDSLELFTLEDDNRAPAEGFANIRFVNAVKNGYSVDFSFSGWPPELTPLFSNISALSSTSYYGISAPDTLDIVISKAGLPEEIIVTQEGVQFLPGGVYTIFLVGPVPLKNGYQLLITEDRPGELPPEGTPEGVIEGEGTPEGTPEGVIEGEGTPEGIPEGVIEGEGTPEGTPEGTPEGIPEGIVEGEVPKPPHTADQNGDWQINLSELLRVIQFFNSGGYHCDPQGEDGYNPGLEGDKTCQPHASDYLPADWTISLSELLRLIQFFNSGGYHPCQGSEDGYCAGL; encoded by the coding sequence ATGTTGAAAGTGAAATGTGTAAGTTTTCTGGTTGCGATTGGTTTAATAGTTTTCCCGTTATTTGCGGGAGCGGAGTCCCTTAATCTGGACTTCTGCGACAGTCTTCAGAAAGTACTTGAAAATTCACTTCTGGAAGGTGTAGACCTTGGGGAATTTCAGTATTTTCTGGATATGTTTCAACCGAATAGCATGGATTTGAACGGAAAGATATATGCAGATTTGCGAACAATACCGATACCTAATGTAGCGGGTTTAACAGAGGAACAAGCTCGCACTGTCTTGAAGGCATGGGGCTTCAATGTTGTAGATACTTTCTATACACCTCATCCTTCTGTACCGGAGGGACAGGTTATTCGCACAGACCCCGGAGCAAATAAGCGGGTAATTGCTGGAAGTAATGTGCGATTACGAGTTTCTACTGGGGCTGGGGATGAACTACAACCCTCTGAGGAAATCCCTGCAGTAGAATTTATTGGTAATCTAAGTGGGAATGGAATTCTGGATATTGCCAATGAATTTGGACTTATTCAGAGAATAGGCAATGATGATACATTTGATAATGGTGTATTAACTCATGAAGAGGTTTACAATGCATGGACTCACAATTTAACCCAATTCCAGACAGATATGGGTCCAACCCTTTCTGCGGTATTACCCGGTTTAATCCCCGGTCTTTTGGAAATCTTTCTTGCTTATCTGACTTTAGGTGATGGGGACTATACGATTTATTCTCAACCTACCCCTAATCAGTTTGAAGGTTATATGAATGGAGGGGTAATTAATCCACCGACACCATCTACGGCAAAGGGCTTTGTTAAGATGACCCAGACTTTAGATGAAGGTAAAACAAATATCACAGGGATTACTTTCAATATGGATATCACGAATATTGAAGGAATAACTTCAATCACTGCAGTAAATGTATCTACATCAGAAACCTGGTGGTCTATTGATTTTGGGAAAACCAATTTATCCATTGAATATACAGTTACACCCGAACAACTTGCTATGATTGATACAACCAAGATATTCCCAAATGATGCCTACTGGAACAATTTTTATATCATTGTTAAAACAATTGCATATCCTAATGGCGAAATTGCAGTCCGATTGGGTGATTTAGAACCAAAGTCTATCCTTGCAGAAGGTGAAGGTTCTTTCGGTATTATTGCAGGATTGATTGCACTTCTTGATGAACAGCTAAGAAAAGCCACGCGTGAACAATTTGGAACAGAAATGGGATTTGATAATCCTTACTTAAAGAAAGAAAATTATGTGGGGTTAAATGATTTACTTCCAGATGCAGACGCCGATGGTGATGGTGCCAGCAATCGCTGTGAATATGAATGGTTTGATAAAGAATATTGTAGAGAACTCATTGCAAAATGTGCCGGAAGTAATGTTATTACTAAGGATGGAGTAGATACGGGTAGTAATAGCACCAAAAAAGGCAGCTTCGTTTTTAGATTATGGAATGACCCCGAAGCAGAGGAATTTTATCTGGATGTTGAAATTACTCCTGGAGTTACATTGAGCAAAATAACTCAAATTGGTATCTTTGATGGTATGAATAATGAGGCCCCATTAATTTACAATTTCCCGGGTCCATTTACTTCTTCACCTTATAAGTACAGAATTACCCAGGCTGAATTGGAATCTATGCCTGAATCAACCAATCCACATTTAATTATTTGCACCAGCAACCAACCGGGTATTACAGACCGTGGTGAAATAGGTGCAGATTTAGTTCAGTATTGCCCTGAATTGTTCTCAAATCCCGGGAAAAAATGGAAACAAGAAAAGGCAGAGATAATCCGGTATACAGAAGCGGCTTTAAATCCAAACCTTCGTCCGGATTACTGCACTATGATGAGCGGTTGCCATATTAATCTACAAAATAACCGTGTAGTTCCTCCTGTTCCGCCTATTTCGAGTGGCACGGTATATGTAGATACTATCTTATATCTTGATACACAGAATATATCTTATAAGATAACTGTGGAACATACGGTAGCCAATCCGATTTCTGCTGGTCTTTATGCGGGTGGTGTCGGAGAAAATGGTGAACTCGTCTTAGACTTAGGTAGTGCTGTTTCCCCTATAGAAAGGGTTTTAACACCAGAGGAAGCACAACTTATTAGTGGTAAGGAACTGTATGTCCTGATTACCAGTAGTGATTATCCCGATGGAGAACTAAGAGCCCAATTAGATTGCACAGCTCAAGTACGATTTGTAAACGCAAGTTTTGATTCACAATCTCTGGATGTGTGCATGAATGGATTGCCGATATTTGTATTGGCTCAATATCCTTCTGCCTCAGAATACAGGCAAGTTCTTTCAAATGAATATAATTTGAGAATATTACCGGGCACAGGAGATTACGATACATGCTCCAACACTCCGGTAATTTCTACAGCATTGGATGTTTTTGGAGATAGCAGTGTAACTCTTGTTGCGACAGGTTGGGTAGATAGTCTGGAATTATTCACATTAGAAGATGATAACCGCGCCCCTGCAGAAGGGTTTGCTAATATACGATTTGTAAACGCTGTTAAAAATGGCTACAGTGTAGATTTTAGTTTCAGTGGTTGGCCACCGGAGTTGACACCCTTATTCTCCAATATTTCTGCTCTTTCCTCGACATCTTATTATGGGATAAGTGCTCCTGATACATTGGATATTGTTATTTCTAAGGCAGGTTTGCCTGAAGAAATAATTGTTACACAGGAAGGTGTCCAGTTCTTGCCCGGTGGTGTATATACGATATTCCTTGTGGGTCCCGTTCCATTAAAGAATGGCTATCAACTCCTTATAACTGAAGACAGACCCGGTGAATTACCTCCGGAAGGCACACCGGAAGGAGTCATAGAGGGTGAAGGCACACCTGAGGGCACTCCCGAAGGTGTTATAGAGGGTGAAGGCACACCTGAGGGCATTCCTGAAGGTGTTATAGAGGGTGAAGGCACACCTGAGGGCACTCCCGAAGGCACACCGGAAGGTATCCCAGAAGGAATTGTTGAAGGTGAAGTTCCAAAACCTCCACATACTGCCGACCAGAATGGAGATTGGCAAATAAACTTATCTGAATTGCTCCGTGTAATTCAGTTCTTCAATTCGGGTGGTTATCATTGCGACCCACAGGGTGAAGATGGCTATAATCCCGGTTTGGAAGGAGATAAGACATGCCAGCCACATGCATCCGACTATCTTCCAGCGGACTGGACAATCTCTTTGAGTGAATTGCTCCGACTCATACAGTTCTTTAATTCAGGTGGCTATCATCCATGCCAAGGTAGCGAAGATGGCTATTGTGCCGGTTTATAA